CCTCATGCAGCTTATGGGAAATGAAAATGATCGACAGGCCATTGGCGATTGCTTTTCTCAGGGTGGCGAAAAGGTCATCGGTTTCCTGTGGGGTCAGCACGGCTGTAGGCTCATCAAGGATCAGGATTTTGACATCGCGGTAGAGGGCCTTGAGGATCTCTACGCGCTGGCGTTCGCCAACAGAAAGCGCGCCGACCCGCGCGTCCGGGTCGACCTTAAGTTGAAATCTGTCGGAGAGTTCCGCAATCCGGTCCCGCGCCACCGAAGCGGATGAGCGCAAAGAGAAAAGCGGCTGCACCCCCAGCGTGATGTTTTCCTGAACGGTCATATTACCCGCCAGTGTGAAATGCTGGTGCACCATGCCCACGCCTGCATCAAGCGCCGCGCGCGGGTTCCCCGGTACAAGCGTTTGGCCAAACACCTCGACGCTCCCGTGATCCGCCGTATATTGGCCGAACAGGATATTCATCAATGTTGTTTTGCCAGCGCCATTTTCGCCCAAAAGGGCGACGACCTCACCCCGGTGCAGGGTCAGGCTGATTGCGTCATTTGCAACCAGCCTGCCAAACGTCTTGGTGATGTCTTGCAGGCGAAGAACTGCGTCCTTGCCCATGTCAGATCAGGACGATTTGGGTTCTTCGTCATTGATCGTGACCGTAAATGCGCCTGATTTGATCTCCTCGGTGCGTTGGGTCACAAGGTCCATGGCCGCAGCGGGCACCTTGCCCTCAAAGGTTCCCAAAGGCGCAAGAGATGTACCGCCCTGGTTCATGAACGAATAGATGCCATAGTCGGCCGCAACAAAGGACCCGGCCTGTACTTCGGCGATGGCCTTGTCCAATGTCGGCTCGAAATGCCAGATCGCAGAGGCCACGACCGTTTCTGGATAATCGCTTTGCGTATCAATCACATTGCCAATGGCGAGGATGCCCTTTTCCTTGGCTGCGTCAGATACGCCGAAACGTTCCGCATAGAGCAGGTCTGCGCCGTTTTCGATCATGGCAAAGGCGGTTTCCTTGGCTTTGGGTGGATCAAACCAGCTGCCGATGAAGCTCACCTGAAAGGTGATGTCGGGGTTCATTTCCAGCGCCCCGGCCATGAAGGCATGCATCAGGCGGTTGACTTCGGGGATCGGAAAGCCGCCAACCATGCCGATATTGCCGCTTGTGGTCATGGACCCTGCGATAATGCCCGACAGATAGGAGGCGTCCTGAATATAGTTGTCAAAAACTGCGAAATTCGGGAGCGCTGCATCTTCTTTGAAGCTTGATCCCATCAGGAAGGCCACATTCGGATATTCGGCAGCGACTTCGCGTGCTTCCTGCTCAGCGCCAAAAACTTCACCAATGATCAACGTGTTGCCAGCTTCGGCATATTCGCGCAGGACCCTTGCGTAATCCGTGTTCGAAACGTTTTCCGAAAAGCTGTAGCTGATGTCGCCACGTTCCTGCGCTGTCAGGGCTGCCTGGTGAATCCTGCTGACCCATTGTTGCTCTACAGGTACGGTATAAATACCGGCTGTCTTGATCGGGTCGGCTGCCAAAGCGCGCGATGTGCCTAACCCACCTAGCAACAGGGCGGTTCCTGCCGTTGTGGCCATAAAGTGGCGGCGGTTGATACGGTGATGTGGTTTCATTTGGTCGTCCCCCAGTTGTTCGCGCAATCAAGCACAAATATTTACCACTTGGTCAAGGACCAATGGTTTGCCCGATGTCGAATGATCAGATCGATTTAACAAACTGCATCAAAGGCGGGCAGGGGTCTTAGAAACCCATCGCGGACCCGTCTTTGCGCGGATCAGACCCGGCAACATAGCCACGTCCGTTCAACCGCGCAATCAGCTGCGCACCGCCGAAACCAAATGCATTGTCAGGCGCTTCCATAGACAGCTCGTGACCCAAAGCCCGCAATGCCTCCAGCGTTTTGCCCGGCAAACTGGTCTCGCAGGCAACCCCCAAGCCATCCGTCACACGCCAGCGCGGTGCATCCACCGCCATCTGCGGATCCTGACCAAAAAGCTGAGTCCGCAGAACCATCTGCACATGCCCCTGCGCCTGCATCGGCCCACCCATTACACCAAAACTCATCTGTGGCCCGTCCGCTCCCATGAGAAATCCGGGAATAATCGTGTGGAACGGGCGTTTGCGAGGCCCAACACAATTCTGGTGATCCGGGTCCAAAACAAATCCAGCCGCGCGATTTTGCAAAGATACACCCGTGCCCGGGACGACGACGCCAGACCCAAAACCTGCATAATTGGACTGGATAAAGGACACCATCATGCCGGATGCATCCGCTGCCGTCAGATAAACTGTGCCGCCTTGCTTCGGCGCACCAGCCCCGAAGTTCGTGGCGCGGGTCAGGTCAATTTCGCGCGCACGCGATGCCAGATACCCATCATCCAGCATATCTTCCACTGTGATGTTTTTCATGTGATCGAGATCCGCGACATAGCTTTCAGCATCACGCAGGGCGAGCTTCATAGCCTCGATCTGCAAATGCAGCGCGCGTGGATCGTCTGCGTCCATATCGCGGATGTCGGTTTGTCCGAGAATACCCAATCCCATCAGAGCGGCGATCCCCTGACCGTTGGGTGGAATCTCGTGCAAGGACACATCGTCGAAGGATTTGCAGATGGTGCCGCACCAATCCGCCTTGTGGGTCGCCAGATCATCTAGAGACAGGGCGGCGTCATGCTGTTCTGCGTAGGCGACAATCTCCTCGGCGATATCACCCTCGTAAAAGGCACGTCCCTTGGTCTCCGCGATCAGTTTCAGTGTGCGCGCGTGGCCGGGGCTGGAAAAATACTCTCCGGCGCGGGGCGCGCGTCCGTCTGGCATGAAGGTCTGCGCAAAGCCGGGTTGGTCGCCCAATTGTTCAGCCGCGCGTTGCCAGAGGGTCGCGATGATGGGTGATACCGGAAAGCCACGCTCGGCATATCCGACAGCGGGCTCGAAAAGGGTCTCGAAATCGAGTTTGCCAAAACGGTCGGACAGTTCAACCCACGCGGAAATCGCGCCGGGAACCGTGACACTGTCCCAGCCGCGGAAAGGCATGTCTTTCCGGCCCGCGAAACGCTCAGGTGTCCAACCCGCAGGTGAGCGACCAGAGGCATTTAACCCGTGCAATTCCTGACCGTCCCAAAGGATTGCAAAGGCATCTGAACCGATGCCGTTTCCGGAGGGTTCGACCACAGTTAGCGTGATTGCGGCGGCCAGCGCCGCGTCCACCGCGTTGCCACCCCGTGCCAACATTGATACCCCAGCCTGTGCTGCAAGGGGATGTGACGTCGCGACCATGTTGTCAGCAGCAACGGCAGAGCGGCGAGACGGATAGTGGTGGTTTGAACGAAGATGCATCTGTTTCTCCAAAGGGCGCGCGCGATTTAGCCCGTTGGTGCCTTTTCCTGGCGGGATAAGCAAGGCAGCCGATGCGGTCCGCTTGAAAACCTTGCCGCGTTTTACCCATGTTTGCACATGGGAACGCGGAGCGGCAAGATTGCCTGCTGTATTGGAACCCGGCGCAGAGAACAAAGTTAAGCTGCGGAAATGCATTCACAAATGACCGGGTGAAGCGTTTTGGGTGTCATGGTTTGGACCTCAACCGATGCAAGATGGATCTCGGTTTTCAGGTGGCGTGGAATAATCGCGTCGTATGGTTCCGGACAGCTCAGGATTGTTTGTACCGCATGGTTGTGTCTTGTGCAGGCGGCGGTGACTGGCCTGTTCGCAATCAGGCCAGTCGCGATTTTCCTTAGCGTCCTTGGCAGGTCAGCCGACCTTGAAGCCCCAAAGGCTGGTTTGATCGGCAAGGAAATACCCGTCAAATCCGCGCAACCGCCCCTGAAGTTCCACGCTATCTCCCGCGGCAAGCAAAACCATGCTTTGCACATTGAGCACAGTTTGTTCAGACACATGATCCCCTGTGATTTCGGCCAGTGATCCGCTGATCACATCCGCGCCATTCAAAACCAATCGCGCGCTCATGCGTGCTTGATCGGACGCATTTTGTTTGAAGGTCAGCGCAGCACCAAAAAAGTAGGAGCCTGACACGGGTGCAACGAATTGGTTTGCAGTGGCATCAAAAGCGCTCTGGTCGTTGAATTCAATCTGGTTGATCGCGATTTTGATCCAGGCATCCGCAGCAGCATAGTTGTCAAAGTTTGTCGCCCCTTTGAACCGAGGCAGATTGGGTTGATCAACAATACCGGTCTCCGCATCCACAATGATCCCGTCGTGGAACGAAATACCGTCCGCAGATGTAGCCAGGCGCAGGTTGTCGTTGCCAAACAAGCCGAAGAGCCCGCGCGTGCCAAAATCCTGTTGAAAAACGAAGCCTGTATCGTTGCTTGTGGTTTCCTTGTTCAGGGTGCTTATCATGCTGCCGTCGCCGCCGTCGCTCTGATACAGGCCCGTCCATAGAGCCGCATTCAGTTTTGCCGAAAAGGGCGTGGCGGGCAGGGAGGTCATCCCCAAACCAAAGGCTTCGATATCTTGTATCTCCGCACTTTCGAGATCTATCCAGTCTGCCCCGTCATGCACGATCAACGCTTCGCGCCCGGTCACGTAGGCGCGCCATCCCGCTTTCGGCGCGAAAAACTGCCACCCTCCGTTCTCAAACAGCGCCACATCGCCCTCATGGCCAGTCCAATCACCAGTTGGAGCATCCGCAATAATGTAACGATCGCCATCTGCGGGGACGGCCGGTGGGGTTGCCTGATCGTCTGCCATGACCCCTAATTGGGTGACTACGTCCAGTATGCGGAGCGCTTCGTTATGGGTGACATGCTTTTGGGCCTGACTCGGTTGAATGAACGGCAAAGACAGGCTGCTGGAGGTATCGGCCATTGGATTTCCCTGAGAAATTTTGATCAAGCCCGAAAATGCAGCAGTTCTCTTGCGGCGCGCTTAAAGCAGCGCACGGTCGGGTTAACAGCGCGCTTCGGGAGGCGATCTCCGGACTTCCAATTGCTTTGTTCGGTTTGTGCGAGTGGACCTCTGTTTTAATAGTTCTTGTTTCTTAAAGGAAGTTTCCATTCGCAGGGCTAGGCCAAGGTTTTGCGCAGGCCCATCTTTGAAATAGCGCTGATGAATCGATGGGGATGTGCGACTGCAATGCGCGATATGCTCACACCGGTGGGACCAGTCGCAACGAGCACGTAGTTAAAACTGGGACGTTTTCAGACCCCTCCCCCAAAAAGAGAATGTGCCAAAAACCCAGAAAAAGAACATCACAAGGCTTTAAGCCTGACCTGATGTCTGATCTCCGGTTGGATTATCCCGGGATGTCGCAAACCGTGGCGACACGGTGGCGCGCTTGA
This genomic interval from Paracoccaceae bacterium contains the following:
- a CDS encoding BMP family protein; this encodes MKPHHRINRRHFMATTAGTALLLGGLGTSRALAADPIKTAGIYTVPVEQQWVSRIHQAALTAQERGDISYSFSENVSNTDYARVLREYAEAGNTLIIGEVFGAEQEAREVAAEYPNVAFLMGSSFKEDAALPNFAVFDNYIQDASYLSGIIAGSMTTSGNIGMVGGFPIPEVNRLMHAFMAGALEMNPDITFQVSFIGSWFDPPKAKETAFAMIENGADLLYAERFGVSDAAKEKGILAIGNVIDTQSDYPETVVASAIWHFEPTLDKAIAEVQAGSFVAADYGIYSFMNQGGTSLAPLGTFEGKVPAAAMDLVTQRTEEIKSGAFTVTINDEEPKSS
- a CDS encoding gamma-glutamyltransferase family protein, whose protein sequence is MHLRSNHHYPSRRSAVAADNMVATSHPLAAQAGVSMLARGGNAVDAALAAAITLTVVEPSGNGIGSDAFAILWDGQELHGLNASGRSPAGWTPERFAGRKDMPFRGWDSVTVPGAISAWVELSDRFGKLDFETLFEPAVGYAERGFPVSPIIATLWQRAAEQLGDQPGFAQTFMPDGRAPRAGEYFSSPGHARTLKLIAETKGRAFYEGDIAEEIVAYAEQHDAALSLDDLATHKADWCGTICKSFDDVSLHEIPPNGQGIAALMGLGILGQTDIRDMDADDPRALHLQIEAMKLALRDAESYVADLDHMKNITVEDMLDDGYLASRAREIDLTRATNFGAGAPKQGGTVYLTAADASGMMVSFIQSNYAGFGSGVVVPGTGVSLQNRAAGFVLDPDHQNCVGPRKRPFHTIIPGFLMGADGPQMSFGVMGGPMQAQGHVQMVLRTQLFGQDPQMAVDAPRWRVTDGLGVACETSLPGKTLEALRALGHELSMEAPDNAFGFGGAQLIARLNGRGYVAGSDPRKDGSAMGF
- a CDS encoding DUF2793 domain-containing protein, with the translated sequence MADTSSSLSLPFIQPSQAQKHVTHNEALRILDVVTQLGVMADDQATPPAVPADGDRYIIADAPTGDWTGHEGDVALFENGGWQFFAPKAGWRAYVTGREALIVHDGADWIDLESAEIQDIEAFGLGMTSLPATPFSAKLNAALWTGLYQSDGGDGSMISTLNKETTSNDTGFVFQQDFGTRGLFGLFGNDNLRLATSADGISFHDGIIVDAETGIVDQPNLPRFKGATNFDNYAAADAWIKIAINQIEFNDQSAFDATANQFVAPVSGSYFFGAALTFKQNASDQARMSARLVLNGADVISGSLAEITGDHVSEQTVLNVQSMVLLAAGDSVELQGRLRGFDGYFLADQTSLWGFKVG